Proteins from one Dama dama isolate Ldn47 chromosome 12, ASM3311817v1, whole genome shotgun sequence genomic window:
- the ZWILCH gene encoding protein zwilch homolog isoform X2, whose protein sequence is MWSGANRAAEEFYAGLLQEFDEEKKGICKGPFIYAADVQVQLISKGQPNPLKNILHENETMFIVEKVPLEKEEPSHVEELQSEETAISDLSTGENVGLLALPVGRARQLIGFYTMAHNPNMTHLKLNRPVAALPPLWVRCDGSDPEGISWLGAELLSTSSSVTGVVLYMVTCRVDKNYSVNLEDLKKSHKKRHHLSTLTASGFARYELFKSTALDDTVAASQTTITLDISWSPVDEILQTPPLSSAATLNIKVESGEPRGPLSQLHRELKFLLVLADGLRTGVTEWPESLEAKSAVELVQEFLNELNKLNEFGDSTKKDTEVVKNDAAAVDGSVECLLTVRGDLDFAEQLWCKMSSSVISYQDLVKCFTLVIQSLQHGAIQPWLHSGSCSLLSKLIHQSYHGTMDTVSLSGTVPVQMLLEIGLDKLKKDYICFFIGQELASLNHLEYFISPSVDTQEQVHRVQKLHHILEIVVSCMLFIKPQHELLFSLTQSCIKYYEQNPLDEQHIFQLPVRPTAVKDLYQNEKPQKWRVEINSGQKKVKTIWQLSDSPPVDHLNFHRPDFSELTLNGSLEERISFTYMVTCSQVHFK, encoded by the exons GGAATTtgatgaagaaaagaaaggaatatgTAAAGGCCCATTTATCTATGCG GCTGATGTTCAAGTGCAGTTGATCAGCAAAGGCCAGccaaaccctttgaaaaatattctACATGAAAATGAAACCATGTTTATTGTGGAAAAAGTG cctttagaaaaggaagaaccaAGTCACGTTGAAGAGCTACAGTCTGAAGAAACTGCTATTTCTGATCTCTCTACTGGTGAAAATGTTGGGCTGCTTGCTTTACCAGTTGGGAGAGCCAG GCAGTTAATTGGATTTTATACCATGGCTCACAATCCTAATATGACCCATTTGAAGCTTAATCGGCCCGTTGCTGCCCTTCCTCCCCTTTGGGTAAGGTGTGACGGTTCAGATCCTGAAGGTATCAGCTGGCTGGGAGCTGAGCTTCTCTCAACTAGTAGCAGCGTCACAGGAGTTGTCCTGTACATGGTCACCTGCAGAG TGGATAAAAATTATTCTGTAAATCTTGAAGACCTAAAAAAGTCACACAAGAAAAGACATCACTTGTCTACT TTAACAGCCAGCGGCTTTGCCCGGTACGAGCTCTTTAAGTCCACTGCCTTGGATGATACAGTTGCTGCCTCACAAACCACGATCACTTTGGATATTTCCTGGAGTCCTGTGGATGAGATTCTTCAGACCCCTCCACTCTCTTCAGCTGCAACTCTG AATATCAAGGTGGAATCGGGAGAGCCCAGAGGTCCTCTGAGTCAGCTTCACAGAGAACTGAAATTTCTCCTT GTTTTGGCTGATGGTTTGAGGACTGGTGTAACTGAATGGCCAGAGTCTCTGGAAGCAAAGTCAGCTGTTGAACTTGTGCAGGAATTTCTCAatg AGTTAAATAAGCTGAATGAATTTGGTGATTCTACAAAAAAAGACACCGAG GTAGTGAAGAATGACGCTGCTGCAGTTGATGGGTCTGTGGAGTGTCTTCTTACAGTGCGGGGTGATCTCGATTTTGCTGAACAGCTGTGGTGCAAAATGAGCAGTA GTGTGATTTCTTATCAAGACTTGGTGAAGTGTTTCACGTTGGTCATCCAGAGTCTACAGCACGGTGCTATACAGCCATGG CTTCATAGTGGGAGTTGCAGTTTACTGAGTAAGCTCATTCATCAGTCTTACCATGGAACCATGGACACAGTTTCTCTCAGTGGGACTGTTCCGGTTCAGATGCTTTTGGAAATTGGCTTGGATAAACTGAAGAAAGATTATATCTGTTTTTTCATAG GTCAGGAACTTGCATCTTTGAATCATTTG gaATATTTCATTTCTCCATCAGTAGATACACAGGAACAGGTTCATCGTGTTCAAAAACTCCACCATATTCTTGAAATAGTAGTCAGTTGCATGCTTTTCattaaacctcaacatgaacTCCTCTTTTCTTTAACACA atcctgcataaaatattatgaacaaaATCCTCTTGATGAGCAGCACATTTTTCAGCTGCCAGTCAGACCAACTGCTGTTAAAGACTTATATCAAAA tgagAAGCCACAGAAATGGAGAGTGGAAATAAATAGTGGTCAAAAGAAGGTGAAAACAATTTGGCAACTGAGTGACAGCCCACCTGTAGACCATCTGAATTTTCACAGACCTG atttttctgaATTAACATTAAACGGTAGCCTGGAAGAAAGGATCTCCTTTACTTACATGGTTACCTGCAGCCAGGTGCATTTCAAGTGA
- the ZWILCH gene encoding protein zwilch homolog isoform X1, with amino-acid sequence MWSGANRAAEEFYAGLLQEFDEEKKGICKGPFIYAADVQVQLISKGQPNPLKNILHENETMFIVEKVPLEKEEPSHVEELQSEETAISDLSTGENVGLLALPVGRARQLIGFYTMAHNPNMTHLKLNRPVAALPPLWVRCDGSDPEGISWLGAELLSTSSSVTGVVLYMVTCRVDKNYSVNLEDLKKSHKKRHHLSTLTASGFARYELFKSTALDDTVAASQTTITLDISWSPVDEILQTPPLSSAATLNIKVESGEPRGPLSQLHRELKFLLVLADGLRTGVTEWPESLEAKSAVELVQEFLNELNKLNEFGDSTKKDTEVVKNDAAAVDGSVECLLTVRGDLDFAEQLWCKMSSSVISYQDLVKCFTLVIQSLQHGAIQPWLHSGSCSLLSKLIHQSYHGTMDTVSLSGTVPVQMLLEIGLDKLKKDYICFFIGQELASLNHLEYFISPSVDTQEQVHRVQKLHHILEIVVSCMLFIKPQHELLFSLTQSCIKYYEQNPLDEQHIFQLPVRPTAVKDLYQNEKPQKWRVEINSGQKKVKTIWQLSDSPPVDHLNFHRPGKDDFSELTLNGSLEERISFTYMVTCSQVHFK; translated from the exons GGAATTtgatgaagaaaagaaaggaatatgTAAAGGCCCATTTATCTATGCG GCTGATGTTCAAGTGCAGTTGATCAGCAAAGGCCAGccaaaccctttgaaaaatattctACATGAAAATGAAACCATGTTTATTGTGGAAAAAGTG cctttagaaaaggaagaaccaAGTCACGTTGAAGAGCTACAGTCTGAAGAAACTGCTATTTCTGATCTCTCTACTGGTGAAAATGTTGGGCTGCTTGCTTTACCAGTTGGGAGAGCCAG GCAGTTAATTGGATTTTATACCATGGCTCACAATCCTAATATGACCCATTTGAAGCTTAATCGGCCCGTTGCTGCCCTTCCTCCCCTTTGGGTAAGGTGTGACGGTTCAGATCCTGAAGGTATCAGCTGGCTGGGAGCTGAGCTTCTCTCAACTAGTAGCAGCGTCACAGGAGTTGTCCTGTACATGGTCACCTGCAGAG TGGATAAAAATTATTCTGTAAATCTTGAAGACCTAAAAAAGTCACACAAGAAAAGACATCACTTGTCTACT TTAACAGCCAGCGGCTTTGCCCGGTACGAGCTCTTTAAGTCCACTGCCTTGGATGATACAGTTGCTGCCTCACAAACCACGATCACTTTGGATATTTCCTGGAGTCCTGTGGATGAGATTCTTCAGACCCCTCCACTCTCTTCAGCTGCAACTCTG AATATCAAGGTGGAATCGGGAGAGCCCAGAGGTCCTCTGAGTCAGCTTCACAGAGAACTGAAATTTCTCCTT GTTTTGGCTGATGGTTTGAGGACTGGTGTAACTGAATGGCCAGAGTCTCTGGAAGCAAAGTCAGCTGTTGAACTTGTGCAGGAATTTCTCAatg AGTTAAATAAGCTGAATGAATTTGGTGATTCTACAAAAAAAGACACCGAG GTAGTGAAGAATGACGCTGCTGCAGTTGATGGGTCTGTGGAGTGTCTTCTTACAGTGCGGGGTGATCTCGATTTTGCTGAACAGCTGTGGTGCAAAATGAGCAGTA GTGTGATTTCTTATCAAGACTTGGTGAAGTGTTTCACGTTGGTCATCCAGAGTCTACAGCACGGTGCTATACAGCCATGG CTTCATAGTGGGAGTTGCAGTTTACTGAGTAAGCTCATTCATCAGTCTTACCATGGAACCATGGACACAGTTTCTCTCAGTGGGACTGTTCCGGTTCAGATGCTTTTGGAAATTGGCTTGGATAAACTGAAGAAAGATTATATCTGTTTTTTCATAG GTCAGGAACTTGCATCTTTGAATCATTTG gaATATTTCATTTCTCCATCAGTAGATACACAGGAACAGGTTCATCGTGTTCAAAAACTCCACCATATTCTTGAAATAGTAGTCAGTTGCATGCTTTTCattaaacctcaacatgaacTCCTCTTTTCTTTAACACA atcctgcataaaatattatgaacaaaATCCTCTTGATGAGCAGCACATTTTTCAGCTGCCAGTCAGACCAACTGCTGTTAAAGACTTATATCAAAA tgagAAGCCACAGAAATGGAGAGTGGAAATAAATAGTGGTCAAAAGAAGGTGAAAACAATTTGGCAACTGAGTGACAGCCCACCTGTAGACCATCTGAATTTTCACAGACCTGGTAAAGATG atttttctgaATTAACATTAAACGGTAGCCTGGAAGAAAGGATCTCCTTTACTTACATGGTTACCTGCAGCCAGGTGCATTTCAAGTGA
- the ZWILCH gene encoding protein zwilch homolog isoform X3, with translation MFIVEKVPLEKEEPSHVEELQSEETAISDLSTGENVGLLALPVGRARQLIGFYTMAHNPNMTHLKLNRPVAALPPLWVRCDGSDPEGISWLGAELLSTSSSVTGVVLYMVTCRVDKNYSVNLEDLKKSHKKRHHLSTLTASGFARYELFKSTALDDTVAASQTTITLDISWSPVDEILQTPPLSSAATLNIKVESGEPRGPLSQLHRELKFLLVLADGLRTGVTEWPESLEAKSAVELVQEFLNELNKLNEFGDSTKKDTEVVKNDAAAVDGSVECLLTVRGDLDFAEQLWCKMSSSVISYQDLVKCFTLVIQSLQHGAIQPWLHSGSCSLLSKLIHQSYHGTMDTVSLSGTVPVQMLLEIGLDKLKKDYICFFIGQELASLNHLEYFISPSVDTQEQVHRVQKLHHILEIVVSCMLFIKPQHELLFSLTQSCIKYYEQNPLDEQHIFQLPVRPTAVKDLYQNEKPQKWRVEINSGQKKVKTIWQLSDSPPVDHLNFHRPGKDDFSELTLNGSLEERISFTYMVTCSQVHFK, from the exons ATGTTTATTGTGGAAAAAGTG cctttagaaaaggaagaaccaAGTCACGTTGAAGAGCTACAGTCTGAAGAAACTGCTATTTCTGATCTCTCTACTGGTGAAAATGTTGGGCTGCTTGCTTTACCAGTTGGGAGAGCCAG GCAGTTAATTGGATTTTATACCATGGCTCACAATCCTAATATGACCCATTTGAAGCTTAATCGGCCCGTTGCTGCCCTTCCTCCCCTTTGGGTAAGGTGTGACGGTTCAGATCCTGAAGGTATCAGCTGGCTGGGAGCTGAGCTTCTCTCAACTAGTAGCAGCGTCACAGGAGTTGTCCTGTACATGGTCACCTGCAGAG TGGATAAAAATTATTCTGTAAATCTTGAAGACCTAAAAAAGTCACACAAGAAAAGACATCACTTGTCTACT TTAACAGCCAGCGGCTTTGCCCGGTACGAGCTCTTTAAGTCCACTGCCTTGGATGATACAGTTGCTGCCTCACAAACCACGATCACTTTGGATATTTCCTGGAGTCCTGTGGATGAGATTCTTCAGACCCCTCCACTCTCTTCAGCTGCAACTCTG AATATCAAGGTGGAATCGGGAGAGCCCAGAGGTCCTCTGAGTCAGCTTCACAGAGAACTGAAATTTCTCCTT GTTTTGGCTGATGGTTTGAGGACTGGTGTAACTGAATGGCCAGAGTCTCTGGAAGCAAAGTCAGCTGTTGAACTTGTGCAGGAATTTCTCAatg AGTTAAATAAGCTGAATGAATTTGGTGATTCTACAAAAAAAGACACCGAG GTAGTGAAGAATGACGCTGCTGCAGTTGATGGGTCTGTGGAGTGTCTTCTTACAGTGCGGGGTGATCTCGATTTTGCTGAACAGCTGTGGTGCAAAATGAGCAGTA GTGTGATTTCTTATCAAGACTTGGTGAAGTGTTTCACGTTGGTCATCCAGAGTCTACAGCACGGTGCTATACAGCCATGG CTTCATAGTGGGAGTTGCAGTTTACTGAGTAAGCTCATTCATCAGTCTTACCATGGAACCATGGACACAGTTTCTCTCAGTGGGACTGTTCCGGTTCAGATGCTTTTGGAAATTGGCTTGGATAAACTGAAGAAAGATTATATCTGTTTTTTCATAG GTCAGGAACTTGCATCTTTGAATCATTTG gaATATTTCATTTCTCCATCAGTAGATACACAGGAACAGGTTCATCGTGTTCAAAAACTCCACCATATTCTTGAAATAGTAGTCAGTTGCATGCTTTTCattaaacctcaacatgaacTCCTCTTTTCTTTAACACA atcctgcataaaatattatgaacaaaATCCTCTTGATGAGCAGCACATTTTTCAGCTGCCAGTCAGACCAACTGCTGTTAAAGACTTATATCAAAA tgagAAGCCACAGAAATGGAGAGTGGAAATAAATAGTGGTCAAAAGAAGGTGAAAACAATTTGGCAACTGAGTGACAGCCCACCTGTAGACCATCTGAATTTTCACAGACCTGGTAAAGATG atttttctgaATTAACATTAAACGGTAGCCTGGAAGAAAGGATCTCCTTTACTTACATGGTTACCTGCAGCCAGGTGCATTTCAAGTGA